CGGTGAAAATCTCTAATAGCAGTGCATGGGGAATGCGACCGTCAATAATATGAGTAGCCTGAACGCCTTGGGCAAGCGATCGCACGCAACATTTCACCTTGGGAATCATCCCACCGCCCACGACACCCTTTTCAATCAAACGCCTCGCTTCTGCGATATCAACCTTGGCAATCAGAGTGGAGGGATCTTTGTAATCCTGCAAGATCCCTGCTGTATCCGTCAGCAAAATCAACTTTTCTGCCCCCAACGCCGCCGCCAGTTCCCCAGCTACGGTATCCGCATTGATGTTATAGGCTTGTCCACTGTCATCAGTTGCCACGCTAGACACTACAGGGATATATCCGCTATTGACCAGCGACTGCAAAAGCTTGATATCGATACTGTTGACTTCTCCCACAAAACCAATGCCCTCTGCCCCTTCTGGGCGGGCTTTGATTAAATTGCCGTCCGTACCGGAAAGCCCAACGGCGGAACCGCCTGCACGGTTAATTAAGGAGACAATTTCTTTATTGACCCGACCCACTAAAACCATTTCCACCACTTCCATCGTGGCGGCATCGGTCACGCGCAAGCCGTTTTTAAATTGGGGTTCGATTCCCAGTTTAGCCAGCCAAGAGTTAATTTCTGGGCCACCACCATGTACCACGATGGGACGCAAGCCTACGCAGGATAAGAATACAATGTCGCGCATTACCTTATCTTTGAGCGAAGCGTCTTTCATCGCCGCGCCGCCGTATTTGACGACAACGGTGCGACCGGCAAATTGCTGGATGTAGGGAAGTGCTTCGCTTAGCACTCGAACACGAGTCGCTTCAGCTTTCTTGAGGTATTCGCTATCGTTAAGCATTACTTAGCAGGATGATGCCAGTTATCGTTTTCTAGAAGTTTAGTGCATACTGGCGTCTGCGGCACGATGGGAGGCGGCTGTTTCCAGATTTACTGACTGTTATTCTCTTGCTTTGGCTTGAGAACTGAGGGAATGGCTTCGATGACTTGCGTAGCAATTTGTTCGGGAGTTTGCCCCTCGCCAATGGTGATGTGCAGATCGGCTTGGGCATAGAGTGGTTTCCGTTGCTCAAAACGCTTTGGCAATTCGCTCGCTATGTCAGCATTTTTTAACAGAGGTCGGGTGGTATCGTGTTGCAAACGGGCGACTAAAAGTTCCACAGGCACATCCAGCCATACAACTAGACCGTGTTGAAGATAGCTCCAATTTTCTCGCTTCAGGATAATACCGCCGCCAGTTGCGATCGCTAACTTCGTATAAGCCGATAATTCCGACAGCACTTGGCTTTCCAATGTCCGAAAGCTTTCTTCGCCGTCACTGGCAAAAATCTCATTAATCGATTTTTTGGCAACTTGCTCAACTACAGCGTCAGTATCGAAAAAGCGATAATCCAAATGCTTCGCCAATAAGCGACCCACGCTAGTCTTCCCAGCACCCATCATGCCAATCAGATAGACATTAATGCCCTTCAGTCGGTCGCGCACGTTCTGATTGCTATTTTCCATATTTACAATTGCAGGAGCGATCGCTGTCCTAGTTTAGCCATCAACTGAAAAAATTGACTCTTTACCTATATATCAAATTTCCAGGTAGCTATCTTTTCCAGGTCTTCAAGCGACGATTGCCACTTCTCCACCAATCCCCCGCGCACGCTGCTTCTCACCCAAGGATGCAGATCGTAGCGTGGATTCCCTAGCTCATCTTGTACATCTTCAATCAAATACCATCGTCTCAGATCTGCCAGTGCTGCATCCAACTCTGAATCCAGCAATTCCCCAACTTGAGACAACTCAGCTCTATTAACCGTTGCATCCATCCCACCCATGTAACGCAGTACACTTTGTGCTGCCATATCGATTCGCTGCCATGCTGCCTCCAGACAGAAGCGGTAGAATGTTTCTACTTGTCGGCTGGCAAACTTTAATTCCGACAAAATTGGCTCAAGTGCTTGATCGTGGAATACCCGTCCAGCCAGAAAATGCAATGCTAAGGGTGCGCCGCGAGACAATTGATGCAGTTGATAGAGCTGTTCGTTGCTTGCCTGCTTGAGTATCGAAATGTTGTTGTACTTTGCCTCGTCCTCCAGCAATTTAGAAGACCATCTTGCCTCAAGTCCTGGGATTTCAATTAATCTCACATAGGGAGGTTTGGTGCGGTGTCGGCTAGTAATCAGTACCCGGCTGGGGTTAAGCATTTTGACAAGGTTCGCCAGAATCTCTTCAACTTGTGCAGTTTCGGCATTGTCCAAGACGACGAGTAGTTTTTCCGCTCTCAAACGCTGGTGAACTCGCTCAGGCGAGCAATCCAATTGATGGGCGATTTCATTTAAAAATTTCTTCCACGTCAGCGCCTCATCATGCTTGTCCTGGCTGATGTAACCATCCACCCACTCGCTTTGCCTCGCTGTCACCCACACTACATCCGCGAACAGATTTCTATTGAGCGCTTCTTTGGCAATTTGGCTTGCAGCTTCGGATTTCCCA
Above is a window of Coleofasciculus sp. FACHB-1120 DNA encoding:
- the argB gene encoding acetylglutamate kinase; its protein translation is MLNDSEYLKKAEATRVRVLSEALPYIQQFAGRTVVVKYGGAAMKDASLKDKVMRDIVFLSCVGLRPIVVHGGGPEINSWLAKLGIEPQFKNGLRVTDAATMEVVEMVLVGRVNKEIVSLINRAGGSAVGLSGTDGNLIKARPEGAEGIGFVGEVNSIDIKLLQSLVNSGYIPVVSSVATDDSGQAYNINADTVAGELAAALGAEKLILLTDTAGILQDYKDPSTLIAKVDIAEARRLIEKGVVGGGMIPKVKCCVRSLAQGVQATHIIDGRIPHALLLEIFTDAGIGSMIIASEYDVGSRR
- a CDS encoding shikimate kinase, producing the protein MENSNQNVRDRLKGINVYLIGMMGAGKTSVGRLLAKHLDYRFFDTDAVVEQVAKKSINEIFASDGEESFRTLESQVLSELSAYTKLAIATGGGIILKRENWSYLQHGLVVWLDVPVELLVARLQHDTTRPLLKNADIASELPKRFEQRKPLYAQADLHITIGEGQTPEQIATQVIEAIPSVLKPKQENNSQ
- a CDS encoding NB-ARC domain-containing protein, producing the protein MAGGFDLRRDNSNVFLPASLKKKLHEEFNRKYKPEGKRALMQDFLSAWRKQLNTLEPSRQALQAILNSDSRQTCEYRIANGLCHLLLNCSYDEWSEFSKNAPDNSQDSKSCPIGEDITQDTLSSTPIVGCWEENATPNAPADAPLERDKERHQGLFIPNPRCRMVWGRESFIQEVLNRLDDPAELSIFSLSGSPGYGKSEAASQIAKEALNRNLFADVVWVTARQSEWVDGYISQDKHDEALTWKKFLNEIAHQLDCSPERVHQRLRAEKLLVVLDNAETAQVEEILANLVKMLNPSRVLITSRHRTKPPYVRLIEIPGLEARWSSKLLEDEAKYNNISILKQASNEQLYQLHQLSRGAPLALHFLAGRVFHDQALEPILSELKFASRQVETFYRFCLEAAWQRIDMAAQSVLRYMGGMDATVNRAELSQVGELLDSELDAALADLRRWYLIEDVQDELGNPRYDLHPWVRSSVRGGLVEKWQSSLEDLEKIATWKFDI